A single Filimonas effusa DNA region contains:
- a CDS encoding RNA polymerase sigma factor, translated as MTDTRQMIRSCIAGEAWAQQALYDAFAGQMLGVCYRYTKSMEDAQDVLQDGFLNVFRSLHQYRMDGELAAWIRRIMVNAALNYLKKKKRYQADMLLMDDHLHPVADENPEMDMSAKELAQLIRQLPAGYQTVFNLHAVEGFSHVEIAQMLGINEGTSRSQYLRARNLLVTWIKKYEQDHKKLNYVG; from the coding sequence ATGACAGATACCAGGCAAATGATAAGATCCTGCATCGCAGGAGAAGCATGGGCACAGCAGGCGCTTTACGATGCGTTTGCCGGGCAGATGCTGGGTGTCTGTTATCGCTATACCAAATCGATGGAAGATGCCCAGGATGTGCTTCAGGATGGCTTTCTGAATGTATTCCGGAGTTTGCATCAGTATAGAATGGATGGCGAACTGGCTGCCTGGATCCGGAGAATTATGGTGAACGCAGCCCTGAACTACCTCAAAAAGAAAAAAAGATACCAGGCCGATATGCTGCTTATGGATGATCATCTTCATCCCGTTGCCGACGAAAACCCGGAAATGGATATGAGCGCCAAAGAATTGGCACAACTCATCCGTCAGCTGCCAGCCGGTTATCAAACTGTCTTTAACCTCCACGCGGTAGAAGGATTCTCTCACGTGGAAATAGCACAAATGCTTGGAATTAACGAGGGCACCTCACGCTCTCAATACCTCCGTGCACGAAACTTATTGGTAACATGGATCAAAAAATATGAGCAAGACCATAAAAAATTGAATTATGTCGGATAA
- a CDS encoding SRPBCC family protein: protein MKLLKLALISFLVLFVVATLIGLMLPSTVVVSRAVDINRKDPGRIRQEINTLSRWPNWIEGIQANGFKLTSADSIGKGASGYVNGNNIQIIRATDTAIVSEWMGKGGFRQEAVMNIITNPSHAVTTVQWSFTQHIKWYPWERLGSMMNDKILGPVMEKSLANLKTLAENSANETVQQGGEAIIP, encoded by the coding sequence ATGAAATTGCTGAAACTCGCGCTGATAAGTTTTCTGGTTTTGTTTGTTGTTGCAACCTTAATAGGACTCATGCTGCCTTCCACTGTAGTGGTCTCACGTGCTGTTGATATCAACAGGAAGGATCCCGGCCGTATCCGGCAGGAAATTAACACATTGAGCCGCTGGCCCAATTGGATAGAAGGCATCCAGGCAAATGGTTTCAAACTTACCTCCGCCGATAGTATAGGGAAAGGAGCAAGTGGTTATGTGAATGGAAACAATATTCAGATCATCCGCGCTACCGATACCGCCATAGTATCCGAATGGATGGGCAAAGGTGGCTTCCGCCAGGAAGCGGTAATGAACATTATTACCAATCCTTCACACGCCGTTACCACTGTACAGTGGTCCTTTACACAGCATATCAAATGGTATCCATGGGAACGCCTGGGATCTATGATGAACGATAAGATCCTGGGGCCAGTGATGGAAAAAAGCCTGGCTAATCTTAAAACCCTGGCCGAAAACAGCGCCAATGAAACGGTGCAGCAGGGTGGGGAAGCCATTATCCCATAA
- a CDS encoding ABC transporter permease, which translates to MQGSYSQIRAMLAITKGSLRSTLRSPSSVVFSIGFPLIFILVFGFMGGGSSVSFKIAFDPQSDTTNDVYKRLTAIPAVKVVRKSQLEVKEDLEKGRMLAIVRISKNEKGGPDYIVHLTSSGAVNPQNLHLFKGTFLSGIISDINAHRYPNVPSVATVAPEITEIPGRVYRTIDFILPGQLGFSLLSAGVFGVAFLFFNLRQQLVLKRFFATPVTRPYIILGEALSRVIFQMITAVIIIGIGTLAFHFTLVHGFRTFLEIMILSFIALVVFMGYGFVVSGISKTESTIPPLANLFTLPQFLLAGTFFSIEAFPSWLQPICRVLPLTHFNNAMRNIAFEGASLISCWQNIGVMLIWGVIIYAIAIKVFKWE; encoded by the coding sequence ATGCAGGGTTCATATAGCCAGATCAGGGCTATGCTGGCCATTACAAAAGGGAGTTTGCGTTCTACTTTACGCAGCCCTTCTTCTGTAGTGTTTAGTATTGGTTTCCCTTTGATTTTTATTTTGGTTTTTGGTTTTATGGGAGGAGGAAGCAGTGTTTCTTTCAAAATTGCTTTTGATCCCCAAAGTGATACCACCAATGATGTGTACAAACGTCTTACTGCCATTCCGGCTGTAAAGGTGGTACGCAAGTCTCAGTTGGAAGTGAAAGAAGACCTGGAAAAGGGCAGGATGCTCGCGATCGTCCGCATCAGTAAAAATGAAAAGGGCGGCCCCGACTATATCGTCCATCTTACCAGTTCAGGAGCGGTGAACCCTCAGAACCTCCATCTTTTTAAAGGCACTTTCTTATCCGGTATCATCAGCGACATCAATGCCCACCGTTACCCCAACGTGCCTTCTGTTGCCACCGTTGCGCCCGAAATAACCGAGATCCCGGGACGTGTGTACCGCACTATCGATTTCATTTTGCCCGGGCAACTTGGCTTTTCCCTGTTAAGCGCCGGCGTGTTTGGGGTGGCGTTTTTGTTTTTTAACCTGCGCCAGCAATTAGTACTGAAACGCTTTTTTGCAACGCCCGTTACCCGTCCGTATATCATCCTGGGAGAAGCATTGAGCCGGGTGATCTTTCAAATGATCACCGCAGTGATTATCATTGGAATAGGAACGCTTGCATTTCATTTTACACTGGTGCATGGTTTCCGTACTTTCCTGGAGATCATGATATTAAGCTTTATTGCCCTGGTGGTGTTTATGGGATATGGCTTTGTGGTAAGTGGTATTTCAAAAACAGAAAGCACCATTCCGCCATTGGCTAACCTGTTTACCCTGCCGCAATTCCTCCTGGCGGGTACCTTCTTTTCTATCGAGGCATTTCCATCCTGGCTGCAGCCGATCTGCCGCGTATTGCCGCTTACTCATTTTAATAATGCAATGAGGAACATCGCGTTCGAAGGGGCCAGCCTCATCAGCTGCTGGCAGAACATAGGAGTGATGCTCATTTGGGGAGTTATTATATATGCCATAGCAATTAAAGTATTTAAATGGGAATAA
- the parS gene encoding type II RES/Xre toxin-antitoxin system antitoxin, translating into MLKRKRKETQTKDVYLEDKRREMKKGAKYKKNEETPQRQVEEEAALYKAVKKLPVIADFTFKKFAKIAAKVPFTQKDWAGMMHLSERTLQRYAKDNKTFEGIYVDKILHIEELIEAGLATFTNAATFYSWLKRDKQVMGYHLNFDSLSSSRGIQATIDQLGRIQHGIYT; encoded by the coding sequence ATGTTAAAAAGAAAAAGAAAAGAAACCCAGACAAAAGACGTATATTTGGAAGACAAAAGACGGGAAATGAAAAAAGGAGCGAAATACAAAAAAAACGAGGAAACGCCTCAACGGCAAGTTGAGGAGGAGGCAGCTTTATATAAAGCTGTAAAAAAGTTACCTGTTATTGCCGATTTTACCTTTAAGAAATTTGCCAAAATAGCGGCGAAGGTGCCATTTACCCAAAAAGACTGGGCTGGCATGATGCATCTTTCCGAGCGCACCCTGCAACGTTATGCCAAAGACAACAAAACCTTTGAAGGCATATACGTCGATAAAATCCTGCATATAGAAGAACTCATTGAGGCGGGGCTGGCCACTTTCACCAATGCGGCAACCTTTTACAGCTGGTTAAAACGTGACAAGCAAGTAATGGGTTATCACCTTAATTTCGATTCATTATCTTCTTCACGAGGCATCCAGGCCACCATAGATCAGCTGGGACGCATTCAACACGGAATATATACATGA
- a CDS encoding RES family NAD+ phosphorylase, whose product MIVYRFAHAKYAADISGEGAKLWGGRWNNSGIPVLYTSEHISLGLLEVVANGVALHELQNIRLIEIELPNSAATHEVKLNQLKKEWWTDHEFTQWIGSEILQANQHLLIKCPSAIIPMEHNILCNPLHKDFHKVKARIADFRFDERLFKAPEISYSE is encoded by the coding sequence ATGATAGTTTATCGCTTTGCACATGCGAAGTATGCAGCAGACATTTCAGGAGAAGGGGCGAAATTGTGGGGAGGCAGATGGAATAACAGCGGCATACCTGTTTTATACACCAGTGAACATATTTCCCTGGGATTGCTGGAAGTGGTTGCCAATGGAGTAGCCTTACATGAACTACAGAACATAAGGCTGATAGAAATAGAGCTACCTAACAGCGCCGCTACCCATGAAGTAAAATTAAACCAGTTAAAAAAAGAATGGTGGACGGATCATGAGTTCACCCAATGGATAGGCAGCGAGATATTACAAGCCAATCAGCATTTACTTATCAAATGCCCTTCGGCCATCATACCTATGGAGCACAATATCCTCTGCAACCCGTTACACAAGGATTTTCATAAAGTAAAAGCGCGAATAGCGGATTTCCGTTTCGATGAACGCCTGTTCAAGGCTCCGGAGATCAGCTACAGTGAATAG